DNA sequence from the Cytobacillus sp. IB215665 genome:
AGTGCAGCTGGACCCGATATGCCGAAATGTGTAAAAATCATATCCATTTGATGTGCAATGACAATTTTTCCTTTTGGGTTTACCACTTTTAATTCAACATCTCGTAAGGAAAGACCTTGCAATGTTTTTTCTTTAATAAACCGTTCACTAGATGTAATTGGCACTTCTGTTGGATAGAGTTCGGTAATCGTATGTCCTGCATTTTTTGCCCATGCATAGCCATCCCCAGTTGATCCTGTATGCGGAACTGATTTACCACCAACTGCGATTACTACACTTTTAGCACGGATAAGTTCATCATTTTTTAATTCCACACCTATTACTTTTTCATCGTCATATATTACTTTTTTTACAGGTGTATTTGTTCTTATATGGACTTTTAAACGCCTAAGCTCATCAAGTAGGGCATGAACAACTGATTGAGCATTATCTGTTATCGGAAACATTCTCCCATGGTCTTCTTCCTTTAGTTGTATTTTTAGCCGCTCAAAAAAAGAGATGATATCCTCATTGTTATAAATCGAGAAAGCACTATGGAGAAAACGGCCATTACCTGGGATATGTTTAATTAATTCATCCACTGGAAGACGGTTAGTTACATTACAGCGGCCACCACCTGATATTGCTAGCTTTCTGCCAAGCTTTTCTCCTTTATCTAGTAATAATACGCGTCTTTTTTGTTCTGCTGCTGCAATGGCTGCCATTAAGCCTGAAGGACCTCCACCGATTACAACTACATCATATTTCATCAAATTACACCAACCTTATGTTTAAATACGAAATGTGTTATTTGTTCAAAGCTGCTTTAACCTTGTTTTGATATTGTCTAGTTATATCATTTAGTCTAAATTATTCCTCTTTGTCCACAGCAACCACTGTTCCCTTAAGGTCATAAGCTATCCAAAAAGAAGGTTCAAAAAACACCTCAGGCGTGTCAAAGAAGTAGGGATGACGGCATCCACTGTGATTCACTGGAAAGTGGAGCGATTTTAAGTTGATTCTAGGAACAAGCTTTTCTAAACTACCAACCATTATAACTGTAACAAATGCAACATGAAAGTGATCATTATGATACAATACATAAGTATTTATACTAATCTTACTTTTTGAAGTTTAATGATAGGATAGTGATCATATGAGTTCTAAGCTTTTAAGAGGTACTTTTATATTAACGTTAGGTACAATGCTATCCAAGGTGTTGGGTATATTATACGTCATTCCTTTTACTGCAATTGTTGGATCTGAAGGGACAACATTGTTTTCATATGCTTATGTTCCATATACAATCTTTTTAAGCATAGCTACAGCTGGTGTCCCATTAGCAGTCTCAAAATATGTAGCCAAGTATAATGCTATGGGAGAATATGGAGTAAGCAGAAGACTGTTCGAATCAGGAAAGATCGTTATGCTTATTACAGGAATCCTATCATTTTTGTTATTATATAGTATTACTCCTCTGATTACTCCTTTTGTCATCTCAGAGGGTGAGAATACATTTTCAGAAGAAGACGTGGCTCTCGTTATTAGATCTGTAAGTTTTGCACTATTAATCGTTCCTGTGATGAGTTTAATTCGTGGTTTTTTTCAAGGCCATGAATCCATGGGGCCAACGTCCGTTTCCCAAGTCATTGAGCAAATAGCTAGAATACTATTTATCCTAATGAGTACATTTATCGTGGTTGTTATATTAGATAAAAGTGTGACAGTAGCGATAAGTTTTGCAACATTTGGAGCTTTTATTGGTGCACTAGGTGGTTTGGGGGCATTAATTTGGTATTGGTATAAACGAAGGGATCACCTTAATCAAACTTTAACGAATTCAAAAGGGCAAGCACAAGTGTCTTTAACAGATATGTATAAAGAGCTCCTTTTATATGCTGCGCCATTTGTTTTTGTTGGTATTGCAAACCCCCTATTTCAAGCTATAGATATGTTTACATTTAATCGGGCGATGGGGGCAATTGGCAAAGCTGATGTTGCTGAAAGTGCCTTTGGTATTTTAACGTTTCAAACACATAAGCTTGTATTGATTCCTGTATCTTTAGCTGTATCCTTTGGGCTAGCTTTAATCCCGACAATTACAAAAGCATTTGTTGAGCAGAAGGGACAGTTGTTAACAAGACATTTAAATCAAACTTTTCAAATTGTGTTTTTTGTAACTTTCCCAGCTGTAATTGGGATATCTCTGTTAGCTGATCCAGCATATATCATGTTTTTCGGACTTGAAGATGTAGAAATTGGCGGGAAGATATTACGATGGTATGCACCTGTTGCCATTTTATTTGCTCTTTTTTCTGTGACAGCGGCTATTTTGCAGGGAATCAATCAACAGAAATTTACGGTGATAAGTTTAGGAATCGGACTTTTTGTTAAACTATGTTTAAACTATATTCTTATTATCCAGCTTGGAGAAATCGGAGCTGTTATTGGTACAGGGCTAGGCTATGCAGTTAGTGTGCTATTTAACTTTTGGGTTATTCGCAAATATGCTAATTATAGTT
Encoded proteins:
- a CDS encoding NAD(P)/FAD-dependent oxidoreductase, whose amino-acid sequence is MKYDVVVIGGGPSGLMAAIAAAEQKRRVLLLDKGEKLGRKLAISGGGRCNVTNRLPVDELIKHIPGNGRFLHSAFSIYNNEDIISFFERLKIQLKEEDHGRMFPITDNAQSVVHALLDELRRLKVHIRTNTPVKKVIYDDEKVIGVELKNDELIRAKSVVIAVGGKSVPHTGSTGDGYAWAKNAGHTITELYPTEVPITSSERFIKEKTLQGLSLRDVELKVVNPKGKIVIAHQMDMIFTHFGISGPAALRCSQFVLKTMKKFNVKEVEMQLDALPGKNTEQLFQMILTRMENEPKKAIRNVLKGIVPERYLLFLFDRNNIDPQSTMSHIAKDKLRALAVDCKQFTFKVNGTLSIEKAFVTGGGVSVKEINPKQMSSKLTRGLYFCGEILDIHGYTGGYNITAALVTGRLAGMNAGEFSNRK
- a CDS encoding polysaccharide biosynthesis protein; protein product: MSSKLLRGTFILTLGTMLSKVLGILYVIPFTAIVGSEGTTLFSYAYVPYTIFLSIATAGVPLAVSKYVAKYNAMGEYGVSRRLFESGKIVMLITGILSFLLLYSITPLITPFVISEGENTFSEEDVALVIRSVSFALLIVPVMSLIRGFFQGHESMGPTSVSQVIEQIARILFILMSTFIVVVILDKSVTVAISFATFGAFIGALGGLGALIWYWYKRRDHLNQTLTNSKGQAQVSLTDMYKELLLYAAPFVFVGIANPLFQAIDMFTFNRAMGAIGKADVAESAFGILTFQTHKLVLIPVSLAVSFGLALIPTITKAFVEQKGQLLTRHLNQTFQIVFFVTFPAVIGISLLADPAYIMFFGLEDVEIGGKILRWYAPVAILFALFSVTAAILQGINQQKFTVISLGIGLFVKLCLNYILIIQLGEIGAVIGTGLGYAVSVLFNFWVIRKYANYSYHLVIRRTMLMTVFTVIMVIVVATTLFIMSSLGISSESSRVLSIGIVIICAITGGASYLYLSYRTKLLYLLLGNRIPFLRKRQAVGKE